CCGCACAAGGGGGTAAAGATGGTGAAACGTGGTTTCCTTACAGCCACACTTCATTAGAGGAATGTTCAAGCATCGAGCAGATTCTATTTGCATTTCAGGCAACTGCAAACAATTAGGTTAGAAGAGAAATGGTAATCATGTCACATATTCAGGGTTCCAAGAGAGAAATTAATGACAAGGGAAATTATCATCACTGGATCTATGGGAATTTAAGCTACGAAATTGGTGTTGGTGAATGGTAGCTGCATACAGTTCTtgagatgaggatgaagatgatttgATGATAACAGATTTGGTGAGTTGAATCTGTTGGTACTCACAATGGAATTGCCTGAGATAGTGGTCAAATTGGTGGAAGAGATTAACGGTAGCAGGAGACGAAATTGGCTGAATCGTTGATGTttacacaacaacatcgattgATGGTTTGAGTTCGATTGCACAACAAAGAAAGGGTCAGCAACATCATCGAAATTGAGAAGGCTTGATACAGATCTGAATTCATTCTACAAAAACGAAGTTAGGTTATAATGGTGGTTGTGCACGAGAAGTTAAGCAATAGATTTTGGGGATCTCTGGAAATGGTACGGGCCGAAATTGGGGTTCTCAGAGTTGACTGCCAGATTTGGTGAGATAGTTTATTAAGAGTTAGGGAATGTTCTCGAATACCAAATCAATGTTGCTGCTATTTGTTAATGGCTGTAAGTGATGGGGTTAATGGTGCTTTTTGAATTCAAGAAAGACGTGAAGCTGGGAAGACTAGTAATGGTGCTCTAGGGGTTTATTTTGGCAGCAACAAGACAGGAAGTTGGTTGTTCTTGATGGATGATTCAATGGAACACAGTGATGATGTTATAGTACCTCGAATGAGTTTGTTTTACTGGTGGTGATTGAATTGAGTATAGCTGGTTATTATGAACTCTGAGTTGCGTTGGTTGTTGCACAGCAAAATGGAATTGGGGTTTAGTTCGGCAACAGGAAATGGATTGAGTTGGTTTATATGTGGCTGTGTAATCGACTGAAATTGAAGAAGTTAAGTGTCCGTTACAGGCAGCAGAAATAGTGAACTTTGGTTGATGTTTACATTGACTGAATTGTGACGAATTACAGGAAGAGAGCTGTTTCTATCGAGTCAAATACAGGTAACTGATTTCAGCTGTTGTGAGCAGAAATTTGTGGAAGACGTTACAGCTATATGGAGTGTTTTCCCCAAATCTAGGAAGTGTTTGAATCAATTAGTTAGATCTTCTCCAATGGTGAATGGAATAtttcatatgtggcatcacttCTAAGACATCCTTTGAtcataaaatcctaaatattaggaaaaataaagttttatctccaacccataaaattttatgttatttttttacttatttgtaggggtataattggttaaaattttttccaattttaattttcaataacttttattaacaaaattatgactaggatgggaagacatcctctaagtgaatgtctaaattttttttgccacatcatcttcacattgatgggttggagatgattttttataaatattattgTGGATCTTACGTGGATTAGGACTTTTTccttcacacacattccattggagagaCTCTTAGAGAAGAAGTCAAGTTGTTGTTGTATAAAGGATGAGCTTAATCAACCAAGAATGGTACGCCGGATTACCACTTTTCCTAGTTTCTTTTCTTTGGTTTTCTAGCTAGGTCTTGTTGTTAGTTTTCttatttgttctttttcaatAGAAATATATATTGGATTCCAGTAAAATAATGAGAAGCTAACTCCTCTTTGCAAAGTCAAGAGGGGAAGCTTAATGGGTTCAATGTTCTTTGATCATAAAtggaatttcatgttttaatccaTTTCATCTTGTTTGATTGCAACTTTGTGTTGAGTATGTCTACAAACTTCTTAGATTTAGTGTGGTTCCGGATACATTGAATGCTATGAAATCCATGTGATATTTCTTAATTGGGTTTTACTTTAGCTACATAATCAGACTTTATGAAATGGTGCTTTTGATTGAAGTGCGAATTACATAAGCCATATTTTCCGGGTAGAGcagattactatctatctttatTTGAGTTATCATTTGATCACATATAAGAACTTGAGTGATGTTAGGTGGAACCTTGGGTCTTGGTAGATTCACAACATTTATTCCTTTCTTTTACAATTATTTTCTGCTGCATTTTGAAACTCAATTACAAATCATTATTGCTTTTCCTAAGAATTATATTGAATACCAACAATCTCTGTGGTTCGAACTTTCTTCCAACTATATTACATCTCCCTATTGATAtatttgatactctgaaaagagtGATCAAATTTTTGCACCGCTGGCCCGGGGATTGTTTAGTGTTCTTTAGAATTAAGTTTTGCTTaggtttatttttaattttggtttttgtgttTGCTGATTTATGTTGCTTCATTACAGGAGTAAGATAGGATTAAGATTTGGCGACATTAGGAGTTGGATACGAAGAAGGAAGCAGGTGCTACTGTTTCAGTTGTGAGTAGGTTGAAATATCGTCGAAATAACGCAACTTCGGTAACATTGTATCTGtctcttgttttctttttttagtaTCATCTTGTTACTGTTTGTGTTCTTCCTGATTTTGCAAGTGCATGCAATATTCTAGGTCTGGTCATTTTAATCGACTGCGTAACTATCACCGTTTTACTAATAGGGTATTAAAGAATCACCATAGTCATCCAATGGAAGGTGAAGCTGAGAGTTCTAGCGGCTTCAGCCTCAGCCAATGCTAATGGACCTAGAACCCTTAGGTATTATTAGCAGCCGGAAAAGACTTCAACACCCTCCTATATAGTTCTTCCGGCTAATGCTGGCAATGTGTCGATAAAATATGGGTATATACAAGCACAACCTAAGTTTCATGGGTTGGACTCAAAAAGTCCATATATACATTTGAAAGATTTTGACGAGGTCTGTGCAACTATGCCTTTTGTTGCTGCGGCTCAAGATGTGCTGAAACTGAAATTGTttccattttctctaaaggagaaAGCCAAGACTTGGCTGCATTCTTTACGACCAAATACCATTAGGACGTGGAATGAAATGACTAGGGAgtttttgaaaaagttttttcCGGTACATAAAACCATCACTCTTAGGAAATATATCATGGATTTTTCTCAAAAGGAAAATGAGCCGTTTTTCGAGTGTTGGGAAAGATTTAAAGACTTGATTTCTAGATTCCCTCATCATGGTTATGAAATTTGGAGAGTAATTAATTTCTTTTATGATGGTTTGAATTCATGTATGCGTCAGTTTGTTGAAATGATGTGTaatgggaaatttctgaataagTCACCTGATGATGCTTGGACTTACTTCGATTCGCTAGCAGAAAAAGCCCAAAAGTTGGGACACTTCAGGCACAACGGATGGAAATAAGTCCAAACCTTTATCTAGTTCTATGCCTGGAATGTATGTGTTGAAATGAAGAACATGACTTGAATGCTAAGATTGCTAGTTTGCATAGAAAAGCTAATGCGATTCAGAGACCAAATGTAGTTAAGGTAGCTGACCCGGTTGAACATGCTTGTGGTATTTGCGAAAGTCTGGAACACTACACTAAGGATTGTCCTACAATTCCAGCATTTCAGAAAGTGTTACATGACCAAGCGAATTCCATGGATACTTATAAAAGACCGTTTAGCTCCCCATATTCAGAAACGTACACTCCAAATTGGCGAAACCATCCTTATTTTAGTTGGAGGAATGGTCCTACAGTGAATGGTGTTAATGTTCCCCAAGGGTCTTCATCTAGTAACCCTTATGTGCCACCTCATAAGAATAATCTTGAGGATACTTTACAAACTTTTATGCAGGGACAGACACATATAAATCAGAATGTTATGAAGATTTTAGATGAGCTGAAAACTAGCATAGTTAGAATTGAATCACATCTTAATGTTAGGGAGAAATGGGCATTGCCTGCCCAAACTCAACCTAACCCCAAAGGCACATTTGAAGTTAAAAATTCTAACTTGGAGCAAGCTAATGCTGTCACGACTCTTAGAAGTGCTAAGGTGATAGAGACTCCAATGAAGGTAAACGAACTTGAGAAGTCTCCAAAACCCAAGGGCGGTGACTGTCATAGTGATactgaaaatgaaaattttgatgtTGATAAGAAAATGCATGCTCCATTTCTTCATCGTTTGTTATCTACTAAACCATTGGCTGATAATAAGGATATTCTTGATGTT
The nucleotide sequence above comes from Papaver somniferum cultivar HN1 chromosome 8, ASM357369v1, whole genome shotgun sequence. Encoded proteins:
- the LOC113301220 gene encoding uncharacterized protein LOC113301220: MDTYKRPFSSPYSETYTPNWRNHPYFSWRNGPTVNGVNVPQGSSSSNPYVPPHKNNLEDTLQTFMQGQTHINQNVMKILDELKTSIVRIESHLNVREKWALPAQTQPNPKGTFEVKNSNLEQANAVTTLRSAKVIETPMKVNELEKSPKPKGGDCHSDTENENFDVDKKMHAPFLHRLLSTKPLADNKDILDVFQQVKINIPLLRVIKQFPSYAKFLKYLCTVKRKHNVQEKAFLTEQVSSILKYNTPPKYKDPGYPTISCIIGDFMIKQALLDLGSSVNLLPFSVYEQLGLGELKPTSVTLQLAERSVKAPKGIVENVVIQIDKFYYHVDFIFLASLGIVLYLVLHFDSFI